In the genome of Streptomyces racemochromogenes, one region contains:
- a CDS encoding ABC transporter ATP-binding protein, with the protein MTPAGTLLAAADLRKSYGPTRALDGAGFSIHPGEVVAVMGPSGSGKSTLLHCLAGIVTPDSGTVTYNGRELNSMNDAERSALRRGEFGFVFQFGQLVPELTCVENVALPLRLAGTRRKEAEATALRWMERLQVEDLAAKRPGEVSGGQGQRVAVARALVTGPRVIFADEPTGALDSLNGELVMQLLTEAARSANTAVVLVTHETRVAAYSDREIVVRDGRSRDMEPVV; encoded by the coding sequence CGGGCCCACCAGGGCCCTGGACGGCGCCGGGTTCTCCATCCACCCCGGCGAGGTCGTCGCCGTCATGGGCCCCTCGGGCTCCGGCAAGTCGACGCTGCTGCACTGCCTCGCCGGGATCGTCACCCCCGACTCCGGCACCGTCACCTACAACGGCCGCGAGCTGAACTCCATGAACGACGCCGAGCGCAGCGCCCTGCGCCGCGGCGAGTTCGGCTTCGTCTTCCAGTTCGGCCAGCTCGTCCCCGAGCTGACCTGCGTGGAGAACGTGGCCCTTCCGCTGCGCCTGGCCGGCACCCGGCGCAAGGAGGCCGAGGCGACCGCGCTGCGCTGGATGGAGCGGCTCCAGGTCGAGGACCTCGCCGCCAAGCGACCCGGCGAGGTCAGCGGCGGCCAGGGCCAGCGGGTGGCCGTGGCCCGGGCCCTGGTCACCGGACCCCGGGTGATCTTCGCGGACGAGCCCACGGGCGCCCTGGACTCCCTCAACGGCGAGCTGGTGATGCAGCTCCTCACCGAGGCCGCCCGGTCGGCGAACACCGCCGTCGTCCTCGTCACGCACGAGACCCGCGTCGCCGCGTACTCCGACCGCGAGATCGTCGTGCGCGACGGCCGCTCCCGCGACATGGAGCCGGTCGTATGA
- a CDS encoding FtsX-like permease family protein encodes MSAPGKALVWSRDLSMGVRFAFGGGREGWLRTLFTGVGVGLGVALLLIGTAVPGALAARGQRGDARSLLGAPTAAAPGRDTLLIARADMTYRGQDIEGRLLEPEGPDAPLPPGLKAFPAPGELVVSPALRELLRSPGGALLRERLDGRIGAVIGDAGLTGPAELAFYRGADDLPATGPGELRVQRVTGFAPDPRRPELSPVLMLTVLLTFVALLLPVAVFIAAAVRSGGERRDQRLAALRLVGADGRTVRRIAAGEALAGAVAGLLLGSAFFLAGRRLAGSLSLSGRSVFPADLTPAPGLVALVALAVPAAAVAVTLFTLRGVVIEPLGVLRTATPRGRRVWWRLLLPLGGLGLLLPLAGRGDGGGRFNQWQVGGGVVLLLVGVTALLPWLLERCVGRLGAGPVSWQLAVRRLQVAGGPSARLVNGIAVAVAGAIALQMLFSGVAGAVTEETGQDPSRASVAVMLHGGTESRLEDVGRRIAGTPGVTRAVPLNTVGVARQVPSPGSPDLTIGSCQALAEVAELGPCRDGDVFVLAGGPLEGAPAPGDRVFAGDVRISADESARLGGKTVEWTVPADARTVRPREDPTGALRTGLLATPSAAPKDMGRAQFAQVYVQLDDSVPDALERVRTAAFQADPLATAMTLRSTQEDRAFSGIRAGLFFGATGVLLLIGTSLLVGQLEQLRERGRLLAALVAFGTRRSTLCLSVLWQTALPVALGLAVAAGVGIGLGAVLMGMAHVPVRVEWSQVLLLTGTGAGLVAAVTLLSLPPLLRMMRPDGLRTE; translated from the coding sequence ATGAGCGCGCCCGGCAAGGCCCTCGTATGGTCCCGGGACCTCTCCATGGGCGTGCGGTTCGCCTTCGGCGGCGGCCGCGAAGGGTGGCTGCGCACCCTCTTCACCGGCGTCGGCGTCGGCCTCGGCGTCGCCCTGCTGCTGATCGGCACGGCCGTCCCGGGCGCGCTCGCCGCCCGCGGACAGCGCGGCGACGCCCGCTCCCTCCTGGGCGCCCCCACGGCCGCGGCGCCCGGCCGCGACACCCTGCTGATAGCCCGCGCCGACATGACGTACCGCGGCCAGGACATCGAGGGCCGGCTGCTGGAGCCGGAGGGCCCCGACGCCCCGCTCCCGCCGGGCCTGAAGGCCTTCCCCGCCCCCGGTGAACTGGTCGTCTCCCCCGCCCTGCGCGAGCTGCTGCGCTCACCCGGGGGCGCGCTGCTGCGCGAACGCCTCGACGGCCGGATCGGCGCCGTCATCGGCGACGCCGGCCTGACGGGGCCGGCCGAGCTCGCCTTCTACCGGGGCGCCGACGACCTCCCCGCGACCGGACCGGGCGAGCTCCGCGTCCAGCGCGTCACCGGCTTCGCACCCGATCCCAGGCGCCCGGAGCTCAGCCCGGTGCTGATGCTCACCGTCCTGCTGACCTTCGTCGCCCTGCTGCTGCCGGTCGCCGTGTTCATCGCGGCCGCCGTCCGCTCCGGCGGGGAGCGGCGCGACCAGCGGCTCGCCGCGCTGCGCCTGGTCGGCGCCGACGGGCGGACGGTCCGCCGGATCGCGGCCGGCGAGGCGCTGGCCGGAGCGGTGGCCGGGCTGCTGCTGGGCTCCGCGTTCTTCCTGGCCGGCCGCCGGCTGGCCGGCTCCCTCTCCCTGAGCGGGCGCAGCGTCTTCCCGGCCGACCTGACCCCCGCGCCGGGGCTGGTCGCCCTGGTGGCCCTCGCCGTGCCGGCCGCGGCCGTGGCCGTGACCCTGTTCACGCTGCGCGGGGTCGTCATCGAGCCGCTGGGCGTCCTGCGGACGGCGACGCCGCGCGGACGCCGCGTGTGGTGGCGGCTGCTGCTGCCGCTCGGCGGGCTCGGGCTGCTCCTGCCGCTGGCGGGCCGCGGCGACGGCGGCGGCCGGTTCAACCAGTGGCAGGTCGGCGGGGGCGTGGTGCTGCTGCTGGTCGGGGTCACCGCCCTGCTCCCCTGGCTGCTGGAACGCTGCGTCGGCCGGCTGGGCGCCGGGCCCGTCTCCTGGCAGCTCGCGGTCCGCCGCCTCCAGGTCGCCGGCGGTCCCTCCGCCCGCCTCGTCAACGGCATCGCCGTGGCCGTCGCCGGGGCCATCGCCCTCCAGATGCTCTTCTCGGGCGTCGCGGGCGCCGTCACCGAGGAGACCGGGCAGGACCCGTCCCGGGCCTCCGTCGCGGTCATGCTGCACGGCGGCACCGAGTCCCGTCTCGAGGACGTCGGCCGCCGGATCGCCGGGACCCCGGGCGTCACCCGCGCCGTCCCGCTGAACACCGTGGGCGTCGCCCGGCAGGTCCCCTCCCCCGGCTCGCCCGACCTGACCATCGGCAGCTGCCAGGCGCTCGCCGAGGTCGCGGAGCTCGGTCCCTGCCGGGACGGTGACGTCTTCGTCCTCGCCGGCGGCCCGCTGGAGGGGGCCCCCGCGCCCGGGGACCGCGTCTTCGCCGGCGACGTCAGGATCTCCGCCGACGAGTCGGCCCGCCTGGGCGGGAAGACCGTCGAGTGGACCGTCCCGGCCGACGCCCGTACCGTCCGCCCCCGAGAGGACCCGACGGGCGCGCTCCGCACCGGCCTGCTGGCCACCCCCTCCGCCGCTCCCAAGGACATGGGGCGCGCCCAGTTCGCGCAGGTCTACGTACAGCTCGACGACTCCGTGCCGGACGCGCTGGAGCGGGTGCGCACCGCCGCCTTCCAGGCGGACCCGCTGGCCACGGCGATGACCCTGCGGTCCACACAGGAGGACCGCGCCTTCTCCGGCATCCGAGCCGGGCTGTTCTTCGGCGCGACCGGGGTCCTGCTCCTGATCGGCACCAGCCTGCTGGTCGGCCAGCTGGAGCAGCTGCGCGAGCGCGGGAGGCTGCTCGCGGCCCTGGTCGCCTTCGGGACCAGGCGCTCGACGCTGTGCCTGTCGGTGCTCTGGCAGACGGCCCTGCCCGTGGCCCTCGGGCTGGCCGTGGCGGCGGGCGTCGGCATCGGGCTGGGCGCGGTGCTGATGGGCATGGCGCACGTCCCGGTGCGGGTCGAGTGGAGCCAGGTGCTCCTGCTGACCGGCACCGGCGCGGGGCTGGTCGCGGCGGTCACCCTGCTGAGCCTGCCGCCGCTGCTGCGCATGATGCGCCCGGACGGACTGCGTACGGAGTAG
- a CDS encoding hydrogen peroxide-inducible genes activator: MAVGNRGAKQATLAQLRAFAAVAEHLHFRDAAAAIGMSQPALSGAVSALEEALGVQLLERTTRKVLLSPAGERIAARARTVLDAMGGLLEEAEAVRAPFTGIMRLGVIPTVAPYLLPTVLGLFHRRYPRMDLQVHEEQTSSLLEGLSGGRLDLLLLAVPLGVPGVTELPLFDEDFVLLAPREHPLAGRRDIPRGELRDLRLLLLDEGHCLRDQALDICREAGRADGAAVTTTAAGLSTLVQLVAGGLGVTLLPRTALRLETARNEYLATGYFAEPAPSRRIALAMRTGTARQEEFRAIAAALREAVRPLPVWPAE, encoded by the coding sequence GTGGCTGTCGGCAACAGGGGGGCGAAGCAGGCGACGCTCGCACAGCTGCGGGCGTTCGCCGCCGTCGCCGAGCACCTGCACTTCCGGGACGCGGCCGCGGCCATCGGCATGAGCCAGCCCGCGCTCTCCGGCGCCGTCTCCGCACTGGAGGAGGCCCTCGGCGTCCAGCTGCTGGAGCGCACCACCCGCAAGGTGCTGCTCTCCCCGGCCGGCGAGCGCATCGCGGCCCGGGCCCGCACGGTCCTCGACGCCATGGGCGGGCTGCTGGAGGAGGCCGAGGCCGTACGGGCCCCCTTCACCGGGATCATGCGGCTCGGGGTAATCCCCACGGTCGCCCCCTACCTGCTGCCGACCGTGCTCGGGCTCTTCCACCGGCGCTACCCCCGGATGGACCTCCAGGTGCACGAGGAGCAGACCTCCTCGCTGCTGGAGGGGCTGTCCGGCGGGCGGCTCGACCTGCTGCTGCTCGCCGTGCCGCTCGGCGTCCCCGGGGTCACCGAACTGCCCCTCTTCGACGAGGACTTCGTCCTGCTCGCGCCCCGCGAGCACCCGCTCGCCGGGCGCCGCGACATCCCGCGCGGGGAACTGCGCGACCTGCGGCTGCTGCTGCTCGACGAGGGGCACTGCCTGCGCGACCAGGCCCTCGACATCTGCCGCGAGGCGGGCCGGGCCGACGGTGCGGCCGTCACCACGACCGCCGCCGGGCTGTCCACCCTCGTACAACTGGTCGCCGGGGGACTGGGCGTGACCCTGTTGCCGCGCACCGCGCTGCGGCTGGAGACCGCGCGCAACGAGTACCTGGCCACCGGTTACTTCGCCGAGCCCGCGCCCTCGCGGCGGATCGCGCTGGCCATGCGGACGGGGACCGCCCGGCAGGAGGAGTTCCGGGCCATCGCGGCGGCGCTGCGCGAAGCCGTACGCCCGCTCCCGGTCTGGCCGGCGGAGTAG
- a CDS encoding peroxiredoxin produces MLTVGDKFPTYDLTACVSLDADKQFAQIDHKSYEGKWRVVFFWPADFTFVCPTEIAAFGKLNDEFADRDAQILGVSGDSEYVHHAWRKDHADLRDLPFPMLADVKHDLMQACGVEGEDGFAKRAVFIVDPNNEIQFAMVTAGSVGRNPKEVLRVLDALQTDELCPCNWNKGDDTLNAGALLAGE; encoded by the coding sequence GTGCTCACTGTCGGTGACAAGTTCCCCACCTACGATCTGACCGCCTGCGTCTCTCTCGACGCCGACAAGCAGTTCGCGCAGATCGACCACAAGTCCTACGAGGGCAAGTGGCGCGTGGTGTTTTTCTGGCCCGCCGACTTCACCTTCGTCTGCCCGACCGAGATCGCCGCGTTCGGCAAGCTGAACGACGAGTTCGCGGACCGCGACGCACAGATCCTCGGCGTCTCCGGCGACTCCGAGTACGTCCACCACGCCTGGCGCAAGGACCACGCCGACCTGCGTGACCTGCCCTTCCCGATGCTGGCCGACGTCAAGCACGACCTGATGCAGGCCTGCGGCGTCGAGGGCGAGGACGGCTTCGCCAAGCGCGCGGTCTTCATCGTCGACCCGAACAACGAGATCCAGTTCGCCATGGTGACCGCCGGTTCCGTGGGCCGTAACCCCAAGGAGGTCCTGCGGGTCCTCGACGCCCTGCAGACCGACGAGCTGTGCCCCTGCAACTGGAACAAGGGCGACGACACCCTGAACGCCGGCGCCCTGCTGGCCGGTGAGTGA
- a CDS encoding alkyl hydroperoxide reductase has product MSLDTLKSAIPDFAKDLKLNLGSVIGNQDTLTQQQLWGTVLSCAIAARSPRVLRELEPEAKAALSPEAYNAAKSAAAVMAMNNVFYRTRHLLSDPEYGTLRAGLRMNVIGNPGVEKVDFELWSLAVSAINGCGQCLDSHEQVLRKAGVDRETVQEAFKIASVIQAVAVTLDAEAALAAE; this is encoded by the coding sequence ATGTCCCTCGACACCCTGAAGTCGGCCATACCGGACTTCGCCAAGGACCTGAAGCTGAACCTCGGTTCGGTCATCGGCAACCAGGACACCCTGACCCAGCAGCAGCTGTGGGGCACCGTCCTGTCCTGCGCGATCGCCGCCCGCTCCCCGCGCGTCCTGCGTGAGCTGGAGCCGGAGGCCAAGGCCGCGCTGTCCCCGGAGGCGTACAACGCCGCCAAGTCCGCGGCCGCGGTCATGGCGATGAACAACGTCTTCTACCGGACGCGCCACCTGCTCTCCGACCCGGAGTACGGCACGCTGCGCGCGGGCCTGCGGATGAACGTCATCGGCAACCCGGGCGTGGAGAAGGTCGACTTCGAACTGTGGTCGCTCGCGGTCTCCGCGATCAACGGCTGCGGCCAGTGCCTGGACTCGCACGAGCAGGTCCTGCGCAAGGCGGGCGTCGACCGCGAGACGGTCCAGGAGGCCTTCAAGATCGCCTCGGTGATCCAGGCCGTCGCCGTCACCCTCGACGCGGAGGCGGCCCTGGCCGCCGAGTAG
- a CDS encoding AI-2E family transporter — protein sequence MAKRAGWLGRLGSRLSRMEAALDERRAEVEAEAAGEPPLPASTSASSASAPAAEPAAVDPAAPAALRTPARPDPVTVIPWGVRVAAEASWRLLMLAGMLWVLMKVISEVRLVVLAFAAALLVTALLQPFVVRLRRLGLPRGLATAVTAILGFVIIGLVGWFVVWQVMENLDDLSNRLREGINELKSWALDSPFHVTEKQINDIAKNLSETIGTNTEEITSAGLQGVTVLVEVLTGMLLAMFSTLFLLYDGKRIWTWVLGLVPAAARPGVAGAGPRAWRTLTAYVRGTVLVALIDAVFIGLGLYFLDVTMAVPLAVFIFLFAFIPLVGAVISGALAVVVALVTQGPVIALAVLGVVLAVQQIEGHVLQPFILGRAVRVHPLAVVLAVAAGGMVAGIGGAVVAVPLVAVTNTVVVYLRAYSRERHHAAAATGPGPHGATAVRAAALEAGDDQRA from the coding sequence ATGGCGAAGAGGGCAGGCTGGCTGGGCCGGCTCGGCAGCAGACTGAGCCGGATGGAGGCGGCCCTGGACGAACGGCGGGCCGAGGTCGAGGCCGAGGCCGCCGGGGAACCGCCGCTGCCCGCCTCCACTTCCGCCTCTTCCGCCTCCGCCCCGGCGGCGGAACCGGCCGCCGTGGACCCGGCCGCTCCCGCGGCGCTCCGGACGCCCGCGCGGCCCGACCCGGTGACCGTCATCCCGTGGGGGGTGCGGGTCGCCGCCGAGGCGAGCTGGCGGCTGCTGATGCTCGCCGGGATGCTCTGGGTCCTGATGAAGGTGATCAGCGAAGTCCGGCTGGTCGTCCTCGCCTTCGCCGCCGCCCTGCTCGTCACCGCGCTGCTCCAGCCGTTCGTGGTGCGGCTGCGTAGGCTCGGCCTGCCGCGCGGGCTCGCCACGGCCGTCACGGCGATCCTCGGCTTCGTCATCATCGGGCTGGTCGGCTGGTTCGTGGTCTGGCAGGTCATGGAGAACCTCGACGACCTCTCCAACCGGCTCCGCGAGGGCATCAACGAGCTCAAGAGCTGGGCCCTGGACAGTCCGTTCCACGTGACCGAGAAGCAGATCAACGACATCGCGAAGAACCTCAGCGAGACGATCGGCACCAACACCGAGGAGATCACCTCCGCCGGCCTCCAGGGCGTGACGGTCCTCGTCGAGGTGCTGACGGGCATGCTGCTCGCGATGTTCTCGACGCTCTTCCTGCTCTACGACGGCAAGAGGATCTGGACCTGGGTGCTGGGCCTCGTCCCGGCCGCCGCCCGCCCCGGCGTGGCGGGCGCGGGCCCGCGCGCCTGGCGCACGCTGACCGCGTACGTGCGCGGCACGGTGCTCGTCGCGCTGATCGACGCCGTGTTCATCGGCCTCGGCCTGTACTTCCTCGACGTGACGATGGCCGTGCCGCTGGCCGTGTTCATCTTCCTGTTCGCCTTCATCCCGCTCGTCGGCGCCGTGATCTCCGGGGCGCTCGCCGTGGTGGTGGCGCTGGTGACGCAGGGGCCCGTCATCGCGCTCGCGGTGCTGGGCGTGGTGCTGGCGGTGCAGCAGATCGAGGGGCACGTGCTCCAGCCCTTCATCCTCGGCCGGGCCGTACGGGTCCACCCTCTCGCGGTGGTGCTCGCGGTGGCGGCCGGCGGGATGGTCGCGGGCATCGGCGGAGCCGTCGTCGCGGTGCCGCTGGTGGCCGTCACCAACACCGTGGTGGTCTACCTGAGGGCCTACTCGCGCGAGCGGCACCACGCGGCCGCCGCCACGGGTCCGGGCCCGCACGGGGCCACGGCGGTGCGGGCCGCCGCGCTGGAGGCCGGGGATGATCAGCGAGCCTGA
- a CDS encoding transglycosylase SLT domain-containing protein encodes MSRISVRGFAVASATAVTTVGAVVGVATGDAASNDIETTASGATLLTDLPAGEQAQVQSATLAQQADTLAHAADTDAKRSVEEAARIQAAEDAKSKKAEAEKAEAEKAKKAEADAKLKEQREGEGEIASRSAARDAGDFPVQGSYTVAQVKDIARQLVPAGQFQCFSNIINQESTWNYKAVNSSSGAYGLVQALPGSKMASAGSDWRTNPATQIKWGLGYMNERYGSPCSAWSFHQANGWY; translated from the coding sequence GTGAGCCGGATCTCGGTCCGGGGGTTCGCAGTGGCTTCGGCCACCGCGGTCACCACCGTCGGCGCAGTCGTGGGCGTCGCCACTGGCGACGCCGCCTCCAACGACATCGAGACGACCGCTTCCGGCGCGACTCTCCTCACCGACCTGCCGGCCGGTGAGCAGGCCCAGGTCCAGAGCGCCACCCTGGCGCAGCAGGCCGACACCCTCGCCCACGCCGCCGACACCGACGCCAAGCGTTCGGTGGAGGAGGCCGCCCGCATCCAGGCCGCCGAGGACGCCAAGTCCAAGAAGGCCGAGGCGGAGAAGGCCGAGGCCGAGAAGGCGAAGAAGGCGGAGGCCGACGCCAAGCTCAAGGAGCAGCGCGAGGGCGAGGGCGAGATCGCCAGCCGCTCCGCGGCCCGCGACGCCGGCGACTTCCCGGTCCAGGGCTCCTACACGGTCGCCCAGGTCAAGGACATCGCCCGGCAGCTGGTCCCGGCGGGCCAGTTCCAGTGCTTCTCGAACATCATCAACCAGGAATCCACCTGGAACTACAAGGCCGTCAACTCCTCCTCGGGAGCCTACGGTCTGGTCCAGGCGCTCCCCGGTTCGAAGATGGCCTCGGCCGGATCCGACTGGCGCACCAACCCGGCCACGCAGATCAAGTGGGGCCTCGGCTACATGAACGAGCGCTACGGCAGCCCGTGCAGCGCCTGGAGCTTCCACCAGGCCAACGGCTGGTACTAG
- a CDS encoding PhoH family protein produces MVTSTKRRLPDRRTYVLDTSVLLADPNAFSRFDEHEVVLPIVVITELEAKRHHPELGYFARQALRLLDDFRVRYGRLDAPIPLGDLGGTLRVELNHSDPGVLPAGFRLGDNDSRILAVARNLQAEGYDVTVVSKDLPLRIKASSVGLLAEEYRAELAITDAGWTGMSEIALSGEQVDLLYSEERLHVPEAAELPVHTGLVLQSERGKALGRVTADGNVRLVRGDREAFGLHGRSAEQRIALDLLLDPEIGIISMGGRAGTGKSALALCAGLEAVLERRQHQKVMVFRPLYAVGGQELGYLPGDQAEKMSPWAQAVFDTLSAVAGREVIEEVLGRGMLEVLPLTHIRGRSLHDAFVIVDEAQSLERNVLLTVLSRIGANSRVVLTHDVAQRDNLRVGRYDGVVAVVEKLKGHPLFAHVTLTRSERSPIAALVTEMLETL; encoded by the coding sequence GTGGTGACCAGCACAAAGCGCCGCCTGCCCGACAGGCGGACCTACGTCCTCGACACCAGCGTCCTGCTGGCCGACCCCAACGCGTTCTCCCGCTTCGACGAGCACGAGGTCGTGCTCCCGATCGTGGTGATCACCGAGTTGGAGGCAAAGAGGCACCATCCCGAACTCGGCTACTTCGCCCGTCAGGCCCTGCGCCTGCTCGACGACTTCCGGGTCCGCTACGGTCGCCTCGACGCCCCCATCCCGCTGGGAGATCTGGGCGGCACCCTGCGCGTCGAGCTCAACCACTCCGACCCCGGCGTCCTGCCGGCGGGCTTCCGGCTCGGGGACAACGACTCGCGGATCCTCGCGGTCGCCCGCAACCTCCAGGCCGAGGGCTACGACGTCACGGTCGTCTCGAAGGATCTCCCGCTGCGCATCAAGGCCTCCTCCGTGGGGCTGCTCGCCGAGGAGTACCGCGCGGAGCTCGCCATCACCGATGCCGGCTGGACCGGCATGAGCGAGATCGCCCTGTCGGGGGAGCAGGTGGACCTCCTCTACTCCGAGGAACGGCTCCACGTCCCGGAGGCCGCGGAACTGCCCGTGCACACCGGGCTGGTCCTCCAGTCGGAGCGGGGCAAGGCCCTGGGCCGCGTCACGGCCGACGGCAACGTGCGGCTCGTACGGGGTGACCGCGAGGCCTTCGGGCTGCACGGGCGCAGCGCCGAGCAGCGCATCGCCCTGGACCTGCTCCTCGACCCCGAGATCGGGATCATCTCGATGGGCGGCCGGGCCGGCACCGGAAAGTCGGCGCTGGCGCTGTGCGCGGGCCTGGAAGCGGTGCTGGAGCGGAGGCAGCACCAGAAGGTCATGGTCTTCCGCCCGCTGTACGCGGTCGGCGGCCAGGAGCTCGGCTACCTGCCGGGCGACCAGGCGGAGAAGATGAGCCCCTGGGCGCAGGCGGTCTTCGACACCCTCTCGGCGGTCGCCGGGCGCGAGGTCATCGAGGAGGTGCTCGGGCGCGGGATGCTGGAGGTCCTGCCGCTCACCCACATCCGCGGCCGTTCGCTGCACGACGCGTTCGTCATCGTGGACGAGGCCCAGTCCCTGGAGCGCAACGTCCTGCTGACCGTTCTGTCCCGGATCGGGGCCAATTCGCGGGTCGTTCTCACCCATGACGTGGCCCAGCGCGACAATCTGCGCGTCGGCCGGTACGACGGAGTGGTCGCCGTCGTTGAGAAGCTGAAGGGGCATCCGCTCTTCGCCCACGTGACGCTGACCCGCTCCGAGCGCTCCCCGATCGCCGCACTGGTGACGGAGATGCTGGAGACCCTCTAG
- a CDS encoding isoprenyl transferase, with product MKLRDLVYRLYARRVEGRLDHDASPKHIGVILDGNRRWAKASGGTTEQGHQAGADKISEMLGWCTETDVEVVTLWMLSTDNLDRPEVELRPLLNIIENTVRGLAEDGRWRVHHVGNLDILPARTQTVLKEAEQATHDVDGILVNVAVGYGGRQEIADAVRSLLLEHAEKGTSFEELAEVLDIDHIAEHLYTRGQPDPDLVIRTSGEQRLSGFMLWQSAHSEYYFCEVFWPAFRKVDFLRALRDYAARHRRYGT from the coding sequence GTGAAGCTGCGCGACCTGGTGTACAGGCTCTATGCACGCCGGGTGGAAGGCCGCCTCGACCATGACGCGTCGCCCAAGCACATCGGCGTCATCCTGGACGGGAACCGGCGCTGGGCGAAGGCCTCCGGAGGCACGACGGAGCAGGGCCACCAGGCCGGCGCCGACAAGATCTCCGAGATGCTCGGCTGGTGCACCGAGACGGACGTCGAGGTCGTCACCCTGTGGATGCTCTCCACGGACAACCTGGACCGGCCGGAGGTCGAGCTCCGGCCGCTGCTCAACATCATCGAGAACACGGTCCGGGGCCTCGCCGAGGACGGCCGCTGGCGCGTCCACCACGTGGGCAACCTGGACATCCTGCCCGCGCGGACCCAGACGGTGCTGAAGGAGGCCGAGCAGGCCACCCACGACGTCGACGGGATACTGGTCAACGTCGCCGTCGGCTACGGCGGCCGCCAGGAGATCGCCGACGCGGTCCGCTCGCTCCTGCTGGAGCACGCCGAGAAGGGCACCTCCTTCGAGGAGCTCGCCGAGGTCCTGGACATCGACCACATCGCGGAGCACCTCTACACCCGCGGTCAGCCCGACCCCGACCTGGTGATCCGCACCAGCGGCGAGCAGCGGCTCTCCGGGTTCATGCTCTGGCAGAGCGCCCACTCGGAGTACTACTTCTGCGAGGTCTTCTGGCCGGCCTTCCGCAAGGTCGACTTCCTGCGCGCCCTGCGCGACTACGCCGCCCGCCACCGGCGGTACGGCACCTGA
- the mgrA gene encoding L-glyceraldehyde 3-phosphate reductase: protein MTDNNPYRAEPSRYDSMPYRRTGRSGLKLPAISLGLWHNFGDDRSLESQRAILRRAFDLGVTHFDLANNYGPPPGSAELNFGKIFAQDFAPYREELVLSTKAGYFMHPGPYGEWGSRKYLLGSLDASLKRMGVDYVDVFYSHRFDPHTPLEETMGALASAVQQGKALYVGVSSYTAAQTAEAARILTDMGVRPLIHQPSYSMINRWTEEDALLDTLEEAGMGCISFAPLAQGMLTGKYLQGIPEDSRAAAGKSLNPELLSQDVVRRLRGLNEIAARRGQSLAQLALTWVLRDERMTSALIGASSVKQLEENVAALAGAPLTEQELKEIDSFAVSTPGTNIWAQRG from the coding sequence GTGACTGATAACAATCCCTATCGGGCAGAGCCCTCGCGATACGACTCCATGCCCTACCGGCGCACGGGTCGCAGCGGCCTCAAGCTCCCCGCCATCTCCCTGGGCCTCTGGCACAACTTCGGGGACGACCGGTCCCTGGAGTCCCAGCGCGCCATCCTGCGCCGCGCCTTCGACCTCGGCGTGACCCACTTCGACCTGGCCAACAACTACGGCCCGCCACCCGGTTCCGCCGAGCTGAACTTCGGAAAGATCTTCGCCCAGGACTTCGCGCCCTACCGCGAGGAGCTGGTGCTCTCCACCAAGGCCGGCTACTTCATGCACCCCGGCCCGTACGGCGAATGGGGCAGCCGCAAGTACCTCCTCGGCTCCCTCGACGCCTCGCTGAAGCGGATGGGCGTGGACTACGTCGACGTCTTCTACTCGCACCGCTTCGACCCGCACACCCCGCTGGAGGAGACCATGGGCGCGCTCGCGTCCGCGGTCCAGCAGGGCAAGGCGCTGTACGTCGGCGTGTCCTCGTACACGGCGGCGCAGACGGCCGAGGCCGCCCGGATCCTGACGGACATGGGCGTGCGCCCGCTGATCCACCAGCCCTCGTACTCCATGATCAACCGCTGGACGGAGGAGGACGCGCTGCTGGACACCCTGGAGGAGGCCGGCATGGGCTGCATCTCCTTCGCGCCGCTCGCGCAGGGCATGCTCACCGGCAAGTACCTCCAGGGCATCCCGGAGGACTCCCGGGCGGCCGCGGGCAAGTCCCTGAACCCGGAGCTGCTGTCGCAGGACGTGGTGCGCCGGCTGCGCGGCCTGAACGAGATCGCGGCCCGCCGCGGCCAGTCGCTGGCCCAGCTGGCGCTGACCTGGGTGCTGCGCGACGAGCGGATGACCTCCGCGCTGATCGGCGCGTCGAGCGTGAAGCAGCTGGAGGAGAACGTGGCCGCACTGGCCGGTGCGCCGCTCACGGAGCAGGAGCTGAAGGAGATCGACTCCTTCGCGGTGTCCACCCCCGGCACCAACATCTGGGCCCAGCGCGGCTGA